From Pirellulaceae bacterium:
ATTCGTACTGATCGCCCACTTGCGGTAACAACGGAAGTTCGCGATTCAAATTAAGTTGCTGATTCGCCGCATCGAATCCCGTAACTTGGGAACTTGCCAGAGGCCGTCCGACAGAGTCGATGAGTGTGAGAGTCCAGTCGATCCAAAACTCTGCGGGATCCTTACCACGTGTGGAGTCGATGATCTGGGTTGCCGAAGAGCCAGCCCCCACCGTGCCTTTGACAACCCCTGAACTCAGCGTTTTGTGGCGAAGGAGTGTTTTGTCAGGCGAGCGGGCAAGGCAATCGGTGAACGTACCGCCCACATCGATCCAGAATTCCCAAGCGTTGTTTGGGGGTAGCTTATTTTTCACCGATGCAAACCAGATGAGAGTTTGTACGCAGGTACATTCGATGATCGGCAACGGCTGGCGTGCTGCGGCTACTTTCGCCGAGTGGATTTCGTCCCCAAACCTTAAATTCTTCGCCCGCAGCAAGGACCACTACCACCCCATCTTCATCAATACAATAAAGGCGATCTTCAACGATCACCGGCGATCCTGAATAGTTGCCGCCGACCCGCTGTTGCCAAACTTTTTTACCTGTCATCGTTCGAACGCACGACACGACGCCCTTGTCGGACCAGAGGAATAGCAGCCCATCCTTTGCCACCGGACAGGGCACGTAGGGTGCTTGCTTCTTAATCTCGTAGGCTAAGGCTGCCTCTCGACCCGGTTGAATGGCCACCACATAGTTTCCACCGCCCCCTGAACCGGTTGTCCCGAAAATCAAACCATCCGCCACGATCGGTGAGCTCACTGTTCGCATCGAAAAGGCATCGACGGACCAATTCTCTCGACCTGTTTCTGGATCCAAACTGAACACGCCATGGGCAGTGCTGAGGCCAATCAATTCCGGCGTGCCATCGTCCGGCTGGTAGATACAGGGCGCAGAATAAGAAACGACTTCACTCATTCTCGTTGTTCGCCAACGTGTCTTTCCCGTTTCCCGGTCGACAGCCAGAATGAAACTACTGGGGATGCGCGGACCATTGCGGTCGGGTTTTCGCATTTGCACGCAGAGAATAACGAGGTCGTTGTAGACGATAGGGGATGTGCCAAATCCATGTCGACTTGCGAACGGTCCCAAGTCCAGTTCCCAAACCGGATTGCCATCATGATCAAATGCTAGGAAGTTTGTCGCAGAGGGCGTGGACCAGGCAACGTAGACGTGGTCCTGGTCGACTGCCGGAGTTGTGGAAGCGAAGCTATTCCTCGTGTGGATCGAGTGGCTCTCGGAAATAAATTCTTTTCGCCAGATCTCCTTCCCCGTTCTTGCGTCCAGACAGATGACGTATCGCGTCGCATTATCGGGGTCGGCACTCAATAAAAACAGTCGTTCGCCCCAGACGACCGGTGATGAATGGCCGATGCCGGGAAGTTGCACGCGCCAGTTGAAATCGGCCGACGTCCATTCGGCTGGAATATTGCTTGTCTGACTGATACCACTTCCGTTAGGACCCCGGAAGCGAGTCCATTCCTGGGCCTGAAGAAGGTCGGTAAACAACGGACTCGGGATTCCGTGGCTAAGGGCCAATACGAAAAAGAGGGTCGTTGTGAAAGTCGAGTGGCGTTTCATTGCAGGGGCTTCCTGAAGTAAGAGACGGCAAATCGCTCCGGAGAAGTAAACGATAATGGAAGGTTGGCCGAAAGAGAAGTACCAGGAATTCGAGGGGTAAGCTGACGTTGACAGGGAGGCTGAATCCCAAAAATAGAGCCAATTTTCTTATTCCCGATAAACGGTTGGTCGTTTCATCAATTGGCCGTTGACCGGCCTCGTGCCTCAATGACCTTGTCGGTGAATTTTTTTCAGCGCAACTTTACGGCACAAGAAAACCGTTGCGTGTGGAAACGAGAATTGCTTAACTCGCCCGCTTTCCAAGTCGGCAGAGTCGTATGGCCAGATCGCCGAAGATTGCGACAGGAAGATCGAAAAACGCCGCGGCTATCGTCATGAGATGAATGCTGTTTGGGAGTTGCCTCGGATTATTCCGAGACTCGATTCGACTAACGTGAATCACAACGGGTTTCGTCACGATTTCGTATCGATAGAGGAGAACGAACCAATCCTTCCAGAATCTTTCGGAGCCATCAATCCAGTTCGCTAGCCGGTTGTCTGATCCGTTTCGCGTTGTAAAGCCGCATGTTGAGCCGTTTGCCGGCAGTTAGGGAAGGTTAGTGGCGCGAAATCTCGGCCGAAAAGTCGCTCGAATCGACGAGTTGGGATCGTGTGGATACGGCCGTGCCCATCGGCTCGGACTTA
This genomic window contains:
- a CDS encoding PQQ-binding-like beta-propeller repeat protein — encoded protein: MKRHSTFTTTLFFVLALSHGIPSPLFTDLLQAQEWTRFRGPNGSGISQTSNIPAEWTSADFNWRVQLPGIGHSSPVVWGERLFLLSADPDNATRYVICLDARTGKEIWRKEFISESHSIHTRNSFASTTPAVDQDHVYVAWSTPSATNFLAFDHDGNPVWELDLGPFASRHGFGTSPIVYNDLVILCVQMRKPDRNGPRIPSSFILAVDRETGKTRWRTTRMSEVVSYSAPCIYQPDDGTPELIGLSTAHGVFSLDPETGRENWSVDAFSMRTVSSPIVADGLIFGTTGSGGGGNYVVAIQPGREAALAYEIKKQAPYVPCPVAKDGLLFLWSDKGVVSCVRTMTGKKVWQQRVGGNYSGSPVIVEDRLYCIDEDGVVVVLAAGEEFKVWGRNPLGESSRSTPAVADHRMYLRTNSHLVCIGEK